One Bradyrhizobium zhanjiangense DNA segment encodes these proteins:
- a CDS encoding HlyD family secretion protein, which produces MLELLICSLVTILPDYLYRRYAQGKRFGKEITFFSIWYELRWGITACLMLTVSLITMIFYFHPSTSSAALYFRTVPILPEGSGRVAEVKVGFTAPVKKGDVLFTLDASKQRAAYETAKRKVAEVDAAMQTAQADVVKAEAQIGEAKANYQQAKDELEVKSELQRRNPGIVPQRDIDKLQVLVDQRQSGIDAATAAKQSASLQVSTLLPAQKASAEAALDQAQVDLDKTLVRAGVDGRVEQFLVRPGDVVNQLMRPAGVLVPEGAGRKALQAGFGQIEAQVMKEGMVAEATCISKPWVIIPMVITTVQDYIAAGQFRSGEQLIDPQNAVRPGTILVFLEPLYKGGLDGVTPGSSCIVNAYTSNHEEISAKDTPTSRKIALHVVDGVGLVHALLLRIQALLLPIQTLVLSGH; this is translated from the coding sequence ATGCTTGAGCTGCTGATCTGCTCGCTCGTCACGATCCTGCCGGACTACCTCTACCGTCGCTACGCCCAGGGCAAACGCTTCGGCAAGGAGATCACCTTCTTCTCGATCTGGTACGAGCTGCGCTGGGGCATCACCGCCTGCCTGATGCTGACGGTATCGCTGATCACGATGATCTTCTATTTCCATCCGTCCACTTCGTCGGCGGCTCTCTATTTCCGCACCGTGCCCATCCTGCCCGAAGGCTCGGGCCGCGTGGCGGAGGTCAAGGTCGGCTTCACTGCGCCGGTCAAGAAGGGCGATGTGCTGTTCACGCTGGACGCCTCGAAGCAGCGGGCCGCCTACGAGACAGCGAAGCGAAAGGTTGCCGAGGTCGACGCCGCCATGCAGACTGCGCAGGCCGACGTGGTCAAGGCCGAGGCGCAGATCGGCGAGGCGAAAGCCAACTACCAGCAGGCCAAGGACGAACTCGAGGTCAAGAGCGAGCTTCAGCGTCGCAATCCCGGCATCGTCCCGCAGCGTGATATCGACAAGCTCCAGGTCCTGGTTGACCAGCGCCAGTCCGGCATCGATGCCGCAACGGCCGCGAAGCAATCGGCGTCCTTGCAGGTCTCCACCCTGCTGCCGGCACAGAAGGCCAGTGCGGAGGCCGCGCTCGACCAGGCCCAGGTCGATCTCGACAAGACCCTCGTGCGCGCCGGCGTCGATGGGCGGGTCGAGCAGTTCCTGGTTCGCCCCGGCGACGTTGTCAATCAGCTGATGCGCCCCGCCGGCGTTCTCGTTCCCGAAGGTGCTGGCCGCAAGGCGCTTCAGGCCGGTTTCGGCCAGATCGAGGCGCAGGTGATGAAGGAAGGCATGGTGGCGGAAGCAACCTGCATCTCGAAGCCATGGGTGATCATCCCGATGGTGATCACGACGGTGCAGGACTACATCGCTGCCGGACAGTTCCGATCCGGCGAGCAGCTGATCGATCCACAGAACGCCGTCCGTCCCGGCACCATCCTGGTGTTTCTGGAGCCGCTTTACAAAGGCGGCCTGGATGGGGTCACACCCGGCAGCAGCTGCATCGTCAATGCCTACACCAGCAATCACGAGGAAATCTCGGCCAAGGACACTCCGACCAGCCGGAAGATCGCGCTGCACGTCGTGGACGGCGTCGGCCTCGTACACGCGCTGCTGCTGCGTATCCAGGCGCTGTTGCTGCCGATCCAGACACTTGTGCTGAGCGGTCATTGA
- a CDS encoding sensor histidine kinase — protein sequence MSSVSVRSWPGAAALLCLGLFVALCLSPERAGAVERSLRGELKRVLVLHSFGREFRPWSEYARDIKAELERQSPWPLDIQEHALLTARFNNPGPEAPFVEYLHSLYQGGDADIVLSIGAPAARFAQKYRARLFPHTPLILSAVEHRLINRADLGDNDVVVAIRNDFVAAFDNILQVLPDTKSVAVVIGASPLEKFWLEEVKRELKSFGERVELVWYSDLSFEEILKRASKLPPHTVLFWGLMSVDAAGVVHESDIALRSLHAVANAPIFSYQEPFFGNSTVGGPMHLIADTSSRTVTAALGVLGGAKPASIHYEPIGFAAPRYDWRELQRWGISESRLPPGSQILFREPNIWVRYRWQMLMIAAVFLVQAGLISGLLHERRRRRVAEVESRQRLTELAHVNRYSTVGELTTSIAHELNQPLGSILTNAETAELMLKATSPDINEIRQILADIRRDDQRASEVIRRLRSVLRKTPFEVKDIELNDTVREAIGLVKAVADGRRITLIYMPVLAHLHVKGDPVQLQQVVLNLIINAMDAISDADTGKREVSVSTLRAGNQAEIRITDTGPGIAVSDLANVFDPFFTTKPQGMGMGLAIARTIIEAHHGAIVAANQLFGGALFTIRLPITR from the coding sequence ATGTCCAGTGTTTCGGTCAGGTCGTGGCCGGGCGCGGCCGCGTTGTTATGCCTAGGCCTGTTCGTCGCCCTGTGCCTGTCGCCCGAGCGGGCCGGGGCCGTCGAGCGAAGTCTGCGCGGCGAGCTCAAGCGCGTGCTGGTGTTGCATTCCTTCGGTCGCGAGTTTCGGCCGTGGAGTGAGTATGCGCGTGACATCAAGGCCGAACTGGAGCGGCAATCGCCCTGGCCGCTCGATATCCAGGAGCACGCGCTGCTCACCGCGCGCTTCAACAATCCTGGTCCCGAGGCGCCTTTCGTCGAGTACCTGCACTCGCTGTACCAGGGGGGCGATGCCGACATCGTGTTGAGCATCGGCGCGCCTGCCGCCCGGTTTGCGCAGAAATACCGCGCCAGACTGTTCCCCCACACGCCGTTGATTCTCTCTGCAGTCGAGCATCGACTGATCAATCGCGCCGATCTCGGCGACAACGATGTCGTCGTGGCGATCCGGAACGATTTCGTGGCGGCATTCGACAACATCCTTCAGGTTCTGCCGGACACCAAGTCGGTTGCGGTCGTCATCGGTGCCTCGCCGCTCGAGAAGTTTTGGCTAGAGGAGGTGAAGCGGGAGCTGAAATCTTTCGGCGAGCGGGTAGAGCTCGTCTGGTATTCGGATTTGTCATTCGAGGAAATATTGAAACGCGCATCAAAGCTCCCGCCGCACACTGTGCTGTTTTGGGGCCTGATGTCGGTCGATGCGGCTGGGGTCGTCCACGAGAGCGATATCGCCTTGCGCAGCCTGCACGCAGTCGCGAATGCTCCGATCTTCTCCTACCAGGAGCCGTTCTTCGGTAACAGCACGGTCGGTGGGCCGATGCATTTGATTGCGGACACGAGTTCGAGGACCGTCACCGCCGCGCTCGGCGTTCTCGGCGGCGCGAAACCAGCGAGCATCCATTATGAGCCGATCGGCTTCGCTGCGCCGAGATATGATTGGCGGGAATTGCAGCGCTGGGGCATCAGCGAGAGTCGTTTGCCTCCCGGCAGCCAGATCCTGTTTCGCGAGCCGAACATCTGGGTGCGCTATCGTTGGCAGATGTTGATGATCGCGGCGGTATTCCTGGTACAGGCAGGTCTCATCAGCGGATTGCTGCACGAGCGTCGCCGCCGCCGCGTCGCCGAAGTGGAATCGCGCCAGCGGCTTACCGAGCTGGCCCACGTCAATCGCTATTCGACTGTCGGCGAGCTCACGACCTCGATTGCCCATGAATTGAACCAGCCGCTCGGCTCTATCCTGACTAATGCCGAGACGGCGGAGCTCATGCTCAAGGCCACTTCGCCGGACATCAACGAGATTCGTCAGATTCTTGCCGACATCAGGCGTGACGATCAACGTGCAAGCGAGGTGATCCGCAGGCTGCGCAGCGTTCTGAGAAAGACGCCGTTTGAGGTCAAGGACATCGAGCTCAACGATACGGTCCGCGAAGCGATCGGCCTTGTGAAGGCCGTCGCCGACGGACGCCGGATTACGCTGATCTATATGCCTGTGCTTGCCCATCTGCACGTCAAGGGAGATCCGGTCCAGCTTCAGCAGGTTGTTCTCAACCTGATCATCAACGCGATGGATGCGATCTCCGATGCGGACACCGGAAAGCGCGAGGTCAGCGTTTCAACCCTCCGTGCCGGCAATCAAGCCGAGATCAGGATCACCGATACGGGACCCGGAATAGCCGTCTCCGATCTCGCAAACGTCTTCGATCCATTCTTCACGACCAAGCCGCAAGGCATGGGCATGGGACTCGCGATCGCCCGAACCATCATCGAGGCCCACCACGGCGCAATTGTCGCGGCGAACCAGCTCTTCGGAGGAGCCCTGTTCACGATCCGGCTTCCGATCACCCGCTGA
- a CDS encoding DUF3300 domain-containing protein → MFRCGTTLMALALLMATAVAATAQTTTTPAAPNPQAQPASQPAPSAELLKPEQLEALVAPIALYPDELLANVLAASTYPLEVVQADRWLKERKQLKGDALKTEVDKQGWDDSVKALTSTADVLTMMSDQLDWTKKLGDAFLAQQPDVMDAIQRLRTKAYDNKKLVTTKQQKVSVQSQEGKQVVVIQQADPSAMYVPYYDPATVYGTWPYAEYPPYYWGYPSYIGAGMVAAGIAFGTAWAIGRWGNYWGGGCNWGNRNVYVNHRTTNIGNGWQHNPVHRQGVRYNNTNVQQRFGNNNLKAGVSDRMDFRGRDGNQVLRPNQGAGDRAGDRAGDRGGPGDRAGDRAGNRGDRPGGGDRAGAADRAKGGGDRAKGANKGGGDRARAANRAGGGAAANRGGGGNRGGAMNVSSARSAAAASARGRSSMASMPRGGGGGGFAGRGGGGGMAMHGGGGFRGGGGGGGFRGGGGGRRSDIALKHDVVLLGQLSNGLGYYRFSYIGSDKAYVGVMAQEVEQVMPAAVTRGSDGYLRVHYEKLGLTFRSYAEWLAGGAKIPVEVTP, encoded by the coding sequence ATGTTTCGCTGCGGCACGACCCTGATGGCGCTTGCGCTCCTCATGGCGACTGCGGTCGCTGCAACGGCGCAGACCACAACGACACCTGCAGCCCCAAATCCGCAGGCGCAGCCGGCGAGCCAGCCCGCGCCGTCGGCCGAGCTCCTTAAGCCTGAGCAGCTTGAAGCCTTGGTTGCGCCGATCGCGCTCTATCCCGACGAGCTGCTGGCCAATGTGCTGGCGGCCTCAACTTATCCGCTGGAGGTGGTGCAGGCCGACCGCTGGCTGAAGGAGCGCAAGCAGCTCAAGGGTGATGCGCTGAAGACGGAGGTGGACAAGCAGGGCTGGGACGACAGCGTCAAGGCGCTGACCAGTACCGCCGACGTGTTGACCATGATGAGCGACCAGCTCGACTGGACCAAGAAACTCGGCGACGCCTTTCTCGCGCAGCAACCCGATGTGATGGACGCGATTCAGCGCCTGCGCACCAAGGCCTATGACAACAAGAAGCTGGTCACGACCAAGCAGCAGAAGGTCAGTGTCCAGTCCCAGGAAGGCAAGCAGGTTGTCGTGATCCAGCAGGCCGATCCGTCGGCGATGTACGTGCCGTATTACGATCCGGCGACGGTCTACGGCACCTGGCCCTATGCCGAGTATCCGCCGTACTATTGGGGCTATCCGTCCTATATCGGCGCCGGCATGGTTGCGGCCGGAATCGCCTTCGGCACCGCTTGGGCGATCGGACGCTGGGGCAATTACTGGGGCGGCGGCTGCAACTGGGGCAACCGCAACGTCTACGTCAACCATCGCACCACCAACATCGGCAATGGCTGGCAGCACAATCCGGTGCATCGCCAGGGCGTTCGCTACAATAACACCAATGTTCAGCAGCGCTTCGGCAACAACAATCTGAAGGCTGGCGTGTCGGACCGGATGGATTTCCGCGGTCGTGACGGCAATCAGGTGCTGCGACCGAATCAAGGTGCGGGAGATCGGGCGGGCGACCGTGCCGGTGATCGTGGGGGTCCGGGTGATCGCGCAGGTGACCGTGCGGGCAACCGCGGCGATCGGCCCGGCGGTGGCGATCGCGCTGGGGCCGCGGATCGTGCCAAGGGCGGCGGCGACCGGGCCAAGGGCGCAAACAAGGGCGGCGGCGATCGCGCCAGGGCTGCGAACCGTGCCGGCGGCGGTGCTGCCGCCAACCGTGGCGGTGGCGGCAACCGCGGCGGGGCAATGAACGTTTCGTCGGCCCGATCGGCGGCCGCGGCATCGGCGCGCGGGCGTTCGAGTATGGCAAGCATGCCGCGCGGTGGCGGCGGCGGTGGCTTTGCTGGGCGGGGCGGTGGTGGCGGAATGGCCATGCATGGTGGAGGCGGTTTCCGTGGTGGAGGCGGAGGAGGCGGCTTCCGCGGCGGTGGCGGCGGCCGGCGCTCCGATATCGCGCTGAAGCACGACGTTGTCCTGCTCGGTCAGCTCTCAAACGGCCTCGGCTACTATCGCTTCAGCTACATCGGCAGCGACAAGGCCTATGTCGGCGTGATGGCGCAGGAGGTCGAGCAGGTGATGCCTGCCGCTGTGACCCGTGGCAGCGATGGATATCTGCGTGTCCATTACGAAAAACTCGGGCTGACATTCCGCAGCTATGCTGAATGGCTCGCCGGCGGCGCGAAGATTCCCGTGGAGGTGACGCCATGA
- a CDS encoding DUF2950 domain-containing protein, producing the protein MTGLKSFRRAVLPGIMALALLGSASQAQQSYKTPEDAAAALAAAVKSGPSDILKVLGRAAEDIVASGDEIADNDIRQRFSSMYDAKHGIKAEGNKTATLMLGPDDFPFPIPLVNTRTGWEFDTDEGRIEVLRRRIGRNELDAIQTALAFVDAQNEYADKDRGEGAGVYAQRIVSSPGKKDGLFWRDDSDPSPLGALAAEASKEGYRAGDVGPEPYHGYYFRILKGQGRDAPGGALNYVVKGKMIGGFALIAWPAEYGNSGVMTFLVNHAGTVYQKDLGKRTAFIAERTTLFDPDETWKKVDAQKP; encoded by the coding sequence ATGACGGGCCTGAAATCGTTCCGCCGCGCGGTGCTGCCGGGCATCATGGCGCTGGCTCTGCTTGGCTCTGCGTCACAGGCACAGCAATCCTATAAGACGCCGGAGGACGCGGCGGCTGCGCTTGCGGCCGCGGTCAAGAGCGGACCAAGCGACATTCTGAAGGTGCTTGGGCGCGCTGCCGAAGACATCGTCGCCTCCGGCGACGAGATCGCCGACAATGACATCCGTCAGCGCTTCTCGTCGATGTATGACGCCAAGCACGGCATCAAGGCCGAGGGCAACAAGACTGCGACCCTGATGCTGGGGCCGGACGATTTCCCGTTCCCGATTCCGCTGGTCAACACCAGGACGGGCTGGGAGTTCGACACCGACGAGGGACGGATCGAGGTGCTGCGCCGTCGCATCGGCCGCAACGAGCTCGACGCAATCCAGACCGCGCTCGCCTTTGTCGACGCGCAGAACGAATATGCCGACAAGGACCGCGGCGAGGGCGCCGGCGTCTATGCGCAGCGCATCGTCTCATCGCCCGGCAAGAAGGACGGCCTGTTCTGGCGCGACGACAGCGACCCGAGCCCGCTCGGCGCGCTGGCGGCCGAAGCCTCGAAGGAGGGGTATCGCGCGGGCGATGTCGGACCCGAGCCCTATCACGGCTATTACTTTCGCATCCTCAAGGGGCAGGGGCGGGATGCACCCGGCGGCGCGCTCAACTACGTCGTCAAGGGCAAGATGATCGGCGGCTTCGCCTTGATCGCCTGGCCTGCGGAGTACGGCAATTCGGGCGTGATGACCTTTCTGGTCAACCATGCCGGCACCGTTTACCAGAAGGATCTCGGCAAGCGCACGGCCTTCATTGCCGAGCGGACCACGTTGTTCGATCCCGACGAGACCTGGAAGAAGGTCGATGCCCAAAAACCGTGA
- a CDS encoding GNAT family N-acetyltransferase, which produces MRRGSLDELISPDDIGMSQIASYSAQAVLKDGTPVQIRALRASDEADMLAAIERTGSSSLQSRFFVMKRYFSEKERAFFMDVDFSNHVALAALVEEQGRLTIIGGGRYVVTDPGRAEMAFVVVDAWQGRGIGSLLLRHLIDIAQEHGMQELTAEVLSDNAPMRSVFAKSGFKPARSDDPRTVRLTLTLGSARPA; this is translated from the coding sequence ATGAGACGCGGCTCACTTGACGAGCTGATTTCGCCGGACGATATCGGCATGTCACAAATCGCAAGTTACAGCGCGCAAGCCGTACTGAAGGACGGAACTCCGGTCCAGATCCGCGCGCTTCGAGCGAGCGACGAGGCGGATATGCTTGCTGCCATCGAGCGCACCGGGTCGAGCTCGCTCCAGAGCCGGTTCTTCGTCATGAAGCGATACTTCTCGGAGAAGGAACGCGCCTTCTTCATGGACGTGGACTTCAGCAATCACGTTGCGCTGGCCGCCCTCGTCGAAGAACAGGGTCGTCTCACCATCATCGGCGGCGGGCGATATGTTGTCACAGATCCCGGACGGGCCGAGATGGCCTTCGTCGTGGTGGATGCCTGGCAAGGCCGCGGGATTGGCTCCCTGCTGCTGCGGCACCTCATCGACATCGCGCAAGAGCATGGGATGCAAGAGCTTACGGCCGAGGTTCTGTCCGACAACGCGCCCATGCGCAGCGTGTTCGCGAAGTCAGGCTTCAAGCCTGCGAGAAGCGATGATCCGAGGACAGTACGCCTGACTCTCACGCTTGGGTCCGCGCGTCCGGCTTGA
- a CDS encoding DUF3141 domain-containing protein — MSIDKVQIPGGPMSGLFASAIEYLVDAGQRSVLFLDIMRRRGDQYREHLAQTAPHVLQYAAELIMDGRKLVEPVNYALVRIVPPDNVEIDMNRRPFIVIDPRAGHGPGIGGFKADSEIGVAMKAGHPCYFIGFLPDPMPGQTIERIARAEAIFIEKVMGLHPDADGKPCVIGNCQAGWAVMILASLRPELFGPLIIAGAPLSYWAGVRGKYPMRYSGGLLGGSWLTALTSDLGAGKFDGAWLVQNFENQNPSNTLWTKQYNVYSKVDTEADRYLEFERWWGGHVNLNAEEIQFIVDELFVGNNLAAGNIELPDGRKVDLRNIRSPIVVFCSEGDNITPPQQALHWILDCYADVDEIRAYGQTIVYTVHKSIGHLGIFVSGGVAKKEHAEFSSNIDLIDVLPPGLYEATFEAKGEDTASSDLVVGQWVMRCEARTLDDIRAMGSNSPEDERRFATAKRVSEINLAAYRKFLQPWIKAMVTPQMAEWAHNMHPLRLQYELFSSRNPYMAIVKSLAERAVEERKPVAKDNPFLAFQEQMSKQIVHALDSWRDSQEALSEAIFLSVYGSPALQAAVGIDPTSVPSGRREMSVEHRAMLEKRIDDLKSRIGEGGLREAALRALLYVGSARGMVDERSIEALRQIRRKHGGARMSLAEFKMLVREQFFMLLLDRDGALGAIPKLLPDDMNRRRGAFEAIEQVLSASEDVTGERAIRLRQVAGLFGIDTMEDAEKASNVAPFDPKAKAS, encoded by the coding sequence ATGTCAATAGACAAGGTGCAAATTCCGGGCGGTCCAATGTCGGGGCTGTTCGCCTCGGCGATCGAATACTTGGTCGATGCGGGACAACGCAGTGTCCTATTCCTGGATATCATGCGCCGGCGGGGTGATCAGTACAGGGAACACCTCGCGCAAACCGCGCCGCATGTTCTCCAATATGCGGCCGAACTGATCATGGACGGCCGCAAACTCGTCGAGCCGGTCAATTACGCGCTGGTGCGCATCGTTCCGCCGGACAATGTCGAGATCGACATGAACCGTCGGCCTTTCATTGTGATCGATCCGCGCGCGGGCCACGGCCCCGGCATCGGCGGCTTCAAGGCGGACAGCGAGATCGGCGTCGCAATGAAAGCAGGCCATCCCTGCTATTTCATCGGATTTCTGCCGGATCCGATGCCCGGTCAGACCATTGAGCGTATCGCGCGTGCAGAAGCCATATTCATCGAAAAGGTCATGGGCCTTCACCCGGATGCCGACGGCAAGCCCTGCGTGATCGGTAATTGCCAGGCCGGATGGGCCGTCATGATCCTGGCCTCGCTGCGTCCTGAATTGTTCGGGCCGCTGATCATCGCCGGCGCGCCGCTCAGCTATTGGGCCGGCGTGCGCGGAAAATATCCAATGCGCTACTCCGGAGGCCTCTTGGGCGGGAGTTGGCTCACGGCGCTCACCAGCGATCTCGGCGCCGGCAAATTCGACGGCGCCTGGCTGGTGCAGAATTTTGAGAACCAGAACCCGTCGAACACGCTGTGGACCAAGCAGTACAACGTCTATTCGAAGGTCGACACCGAGGCAGATCGTTATCTCGAATTCGAGCGTTGGTGGGGCGGCCACGTCAATCTAAACGCTGAGGAGATTCAGTTCATCGTCGACGAGTTGTTCGTCGGCAACAATCTTGCGGCAGGCAACATCGAATTGCCCGACGGCCGCAAGGTCGATCTCCGCAACATCAGGTCGCCGATCGTGGTGTTCTGCTCGGAGGGCGACAACATCACGCCACCGCAACAGGCGCTGCATTGGATCTTGGATTGCTACGCCGACGTCGACGAGATCAGGGCCTATGGGCAGACCATCGTCTACACCGTGCACAAGAGCATCGGTCATCTCGGTATTTTCGTCTCCGGTGGCGTTGCCAAGAAGGAACATGCGGAGTTTTCCAGCAACATCGACCTGATCGACGTTCTTCCACCTGGGCTTTATGAAGCCACCTTCGAGGCGAAAGGCGAGGACACCGCGAGTTCGGATCTGGTGGTCGGTCAGTGGGTAATGCGCTGCGAGGCGCGGACCCTCGATGATATCCGTGCCATGGGCAGTAATTCTCCCGAGGACGAGCGGCGCTTTGCCACGGCCAAACGCGTCTCGGAGATCAATCTGGCGGCGTACCGGAAATTTCTTCAGCCATGGATCAAGGCCATGGTGACGCCCCAGATGGCCGAATGGGCCCACAACATGCACCCGCTGCGGCTGCAATACGAGCTCTTCAGCAGCCGGAATCCCTATATGGCGATAGTGAAATCGTTGGCCGAGAGGGCCGTCGAGGAGCGCAAGCCGGTCGCGAAGGACAACCCATTCCTGGCGTTCCAGGAGCAGATGTCGAAGCAGATCGTGCATGCCCTGGACAGCTGGCGCGATTCACAGGAGGCGCTCAGCGAAGCGATCTTCCTCAGCGTCTATGGGTCGCCGGCGCTGCAGGCCGCGGTCGGAATTGATCCCACTTCCGTGCCATCCGGGCGGCGTGAAATGTCCGTCGAGCATCGCGCCATGCTCGAAAAGCGCATCGACGATCTGAAGTCGCGGATCGGCGAGGGTGGCCTTCGTGAAGCGGCGCTGCGCGCCTTGCTCTATGTCGGCTCGGCGCGGGGGATGGTCGACGAACGAAGTATCGAGGCTCTGCGCCAGATCCGCCGCAAACATGGTGGCGCACGCATGAGCCTTGCCGAATTCAAAATGCTGGTGCGGGAGCAGTTCTTCATGCTGCTGCTCGATCGTGACGGGGCGCTCGGCGCTATTCCGAAGCTGCTGCCTGACGACATGAATCGTCGCCGCGGGGCTTTCGAGGCGATCGAGCAGGTGCTTTCGGCCAGTGAGGATGTCACGGGCGAGCGCGCAATCCGCCTGCGGCAGGTCGCCGGCTTGTTTGGCATCGACACAATGGAAGATGCCGAAAAGGCGTCGAACGTTGCCCCTTTCGATCCGAAAGCGAAGGCCTCGTAG
- a CDS encoding phosphate acetyltransferase, translating into MSLDATATHSPSKYDRLIAAAKAIPPAPTVVVHPCDETSLRGAVDSAAAGIIRPLLVGPARKIRDTAARFALDISGFEIVDAAHSDDAAAKGVELVHAARGELLMKGSLHTDELMRAVTAKAGGLRTDRRISHVFVMDVPAYAETIFVTDAAINIFPDLDAKRDIIQNAIDLYNQAGFGQSPRVAILSAVETVTSKIPSTIEAAALCKMADRGQITGGVLDGPLAFDNAIDLESARIKGIKSEVAGRAQILVVPDLESGNMLAKNLAYFAKADGAGIVLGARVPVVLTSRADSPRARMASCAVAALYAHARRQKAPTIAA; encoded by the coding sequence ATGTCACTAGATGCGACGGCCACGCACTCTCCCAGCAAGTATGATCGCCTGATCGCCGCGGCCAAGGCGATCCCGCCGGCGCCGACCGTCGTCGTGCATCCCTGCGACGAGACATCGTTGCGGGGCGCCGTCGACAGCGCGGCGGCCGGCATCATCCGGCCCCTGTTGGTCGGGCCGGCACGGAAGATCAGGGATACGGCCGCCAGGTTCGCACTGGACATTTCCGGCTTTGAGATCGTCGATGCCGCTCACAGCGACGATGCCGCGGCGAAGGGCGTCGAATTGGTCCATGCCGCCCGCGGCGAACTGCTGATGAAGGGCAGCCTGCACACCGACGAGTTAATGCGGGCCGTCACCGCGAAGGCCGGAGGTTTGCGGACGGATCGACGTATAAGCCACGTTTTCGTCATGGACGTGCCGGCCTACGCCGAGACTATCTTTGTCACTGACGCCGCCATCAACATCTTTCCCGATCTGGATGCCAAGCGGGACATCATCCAGAATGCGATCGACCTCTACAACCAGGCCGGCTTCGGCCAGTCGCCGCGGGTCGCCATCCTCTCTGCGGTCGAAACGGTCACATCGAAAATTCCGTCCACGATCGAGGCTGCGGCGCTCTGCAAGATGGCGGACCGCGGACAGATCACCGGCGGCGTGCTCGACGGGCCGCTGGCGTTCGACAATGCGATCGACCTGGAGTCCGCGCGGATCAAGGGCATCAAATCCGAGGTCGCCGGCCGGGCGCAGATCCTGGTCGTGCCTGACCTTGAATCGGGCAACATGCTCGCTAAGAATCTCGCCTATTTCGCCAAGGCCGACGGCGCCGGCATTGTGCTCGGCGCGCGCGTGCCGGTCGTCCTGACCTCGCGTGCGGACAGTCCGCGGGCACGGATGGCGTCCTGCGCGGTCGCGGCACTTTATGCTCACGCCCGGCGCCAGAAGGCGCCGACCATTGCGGCGTGA
- a CDS encoding acetate/propionate family kinase translates to MDSILVVNAGSSSVKFQVFVIEGEGTLRRLIKGQVDGIGSRPRLRASGAGSDPMADRAYPVEAIPDVPAAMNVAGEWLRNEVRIHPMAVGHRVVHGGPDYDRPVLVDHGVVARLERFVALAPLHQPHNLAPIRSILANFPTVPQVACFDTAFHRTHGPLADHYAIPHQLHAEGVRRYGFHGLSYEYISRTLPQTAPEIAERRVIVAHLGSGASMCAMKGGQSVESTMGFTALDGLPMGTRPGQLDPGVVLYLMSEKGMTASKVQDFLYRDCGLKGLSGVSNDMRELEASTDPQAKLAVDYFVYRIGLNAGMLAAALQGVDAFVFTAGIGENSSGIRARVAAHLGWLGAALDATANARHARLISTKNSRIPVCVIPTDEELMIAQHTLSLLMNGQSPNPRHERVS, encoded by the coding sequence ATGGACAGCATCCTCGTCGTCAACGCCGGCTCGTCGAGCGTCAAGTTCCAGGTCTTCGTGATCGAGGGGGAAGGCACGCTTCGCCGGTTGATCAAGGGGCAGGTGGACGGCATCGGCAGCCGCCCGCGCCTGCGGGCGAGCGGTGCGGGCAGCGATCCCATGGCCGACCGGGCCTATCCGGTCGAGGCCATTCCGGACGTTCCGGCGGCGATGAACGTGGCAGGCGAATGGCTGCGGAACGAAGTTCGTATCCATCCCATGGCGGTCGGGCATCGCGTGGTGCACGGTGGACCGGACTATGATCGGCCGGTTCTGGTCGATCATGGCGTGGTGGCGCGGCTGGAGCGCTTCGTCGCCCTGGCGCCGCTGCACCAGCCACACAATCTGGCGCCGATCCGCTCGATCCTGGCCAATTTCCCGACCGTGCCGCAGGTCGCCTGCTTCGATACCGCGTTTCACCGCACGCACGGCCCGCTGGCCGATCATTACGCCATTCCGCACCAGCTCCATGCCGAAGGCGTGCGGCGTTATGGCTTCCACGGGCTTTCCTATGAATACATATCCAGAACGCTACCCCAGACTGCACCGGAGATCGCAGAACGGCGCGTGATCGTCGCCCATCTCGGCAGCGGCGCATCGATGTGCGCCATGAAGGGCGGACAAAGCGTCGAGAGCACCATGGGATTCACCGCGCTTGACGGGCTGCCGATGGGCACGCGCCCCGGCCAGCTCGATCCGGGCGTCGTGCTGTATCTAATGTCCGAGAAGGGCATGACTGCCTCGAAAGTGCAGGATTTCCTCTATCGCGATTGCGGATTGAAAGGTCTGTCCGGCGTCAGCAACGACATGCGCGAACTGGAGGCAAGCACCGATCCGCAAGCAAAGCTGGCAGTCGATTATTTCGTCTATCGCATTGGCCTCAACGCCGGGATGCTCGCCGCTGCGCTGCAAGGTGTTGACGCGTTCGTCTTTACCGCCGGCATCGGAGAGAACTCGAGCGGCATTCGGGCCCGCGTTGCGGCACACCTCGGCTGGCTCGGCGCCGCGCTTGATGCAACCGCGAATGCCCGCCACGCACGGCTGATATCGACGAAGAACAGTCGCATCCCGGTCTGCGTCATCCCGACTGACGAGGAGCTGATGATCGCGCAGCATACGTTGTCGCTGCTGATGAACGGCCAATCGCCCAACCCCAGACATGAGAGGGTGTCATGA